The genomic segment ACAAGGAAAGAATTCTAAAAAAGTTGAGAAAGAATATTTTAATTTAATTAAACAAGGAGGAAATGAATTTAATGTTCTTTTAAATTTAAGTTATAAGGAGTTAAAAAAAATCACCTCAAATGAAATTGTTGAAATGATAAAAAATATGCGTGAAGAAAAAATAATTTTTGATCCGGGTTATGATGGCGTTTATGGGAAAATAATTTCTAAAAAATTTTAAATTAAAGAAATTGCTTTTAAAAAAATAAAACTTTCCTTATAAGGAAAGTTTTATTTTTTTAAAAGCAATTTATAAAAATTATTTTTTACCTCTTTTAACTGGAGTTTTTGCTTTTGCTTTAACTGGAGTTTTTGCTTTTGCTTTTGCTTTAACTGGAGTTTTTGCTTTTGCTTTAACTGGAGTTTTTACTTTTGTTTTTGTTTTTGTTACTGCCATTTGTCCACCCCCTTCCATTTGTATTAAGTTAAATTTTAAAATAAAAATTTTTTATATTTTTTTTATTTTAAATTAATTATATAATTTTTATTTTAAATAACAAGCAAAATTGTTGATAACTTTAACTAAATTAATTTTTCTTTTAAAATTTTTAACTGTTTTTTTATGCTCCCATCTATTATTGAATCTCCAATTTTTAAAATCATTCCGCCGATTAAATTTTTATCAATTTCTTCTTTTATTTTAACTTCTTTTATTTTTTTATTTATTAATTGTAAGTCGTGTGTAGTTATCCAGTTAATTAATTTATTTTTTTGTTCTTCTTCTAATGGTTTTATTTTTTTAATTAAGACATCAATTATGCCTTGTTCTTTTTTCCAATATTTTTCAAATTCTAAAATAATTTTATTTTTTAATTTTAAGTCATTATTTTTTTTTAAAACTTTTACAAAATTAAAAATTTTTTGATCAATTTCTTTTTCATTTTTTAAAGATTCATATAATGCAATCACGTATTGTTTT from the Candidatus Kuenenbacteria bacterium HGW-Kuenenbacteria-1 genome contains:
- the atpH gene encoding ATP synthase F1 subunit delta, translated to MSPTLKQYVIALYESLKNEKEIDQKIFNFVKVLKKNNDLKLKNKIILEFEKYWKKEQGIIDVLIKKIKPLEEEQKNKLINWITTHDLQLINKKIKEVKIKEEIDKNLIGGMILKIGDSIIDGSIKKQLKILKEKLI